The genomic segment GTCATTGTATGTGAGGGAAAAGCGCGCGCAACGGCGGCTGTACGTCTATAAAGAGGAGAAATGTGCGCTTTGACTTGGCGCAACTGCCCTATCCTATCTGGCAAGCTGCACATAGGATAGTGTAGTTATGCTTCTATTTTGCAAGGCAGGAGGATGTTATGGACTGGACGTTTCACAACCCGAAATTTATTGCAGATGCAGCACCTGAGCTTCCCGCAAGCTTTATTGCAGGCGGAGCTTGGTCCGGGCATCGAAAATTTGCTTATGATCTTGTCCGTTTTGCTCGCCCAAGCCTAATTGTGGAGCTAGGTACGCTGTACGGCACATCCTATTTCAGCTTTTGCCAAGCAATTAAGGATGCTCAGTTGAAAAGCGCATGTTATGCGGTGGATACATGGATGGGCGATGCCCATACCGGGGCTTACGGTACGCTTGATGATTCGATGTATGCTGCGGTCAATGCTGTAAGCGCTCGTGAATTTCCCGGCATCGGGACACCGCTGCGCGGTACCTTTGACCAGGCGCTGGCTGCCTTTCCCGACGGTTCCATTCAGCTATTGCATATTGACGGCTATCATGTGTACGAAGCCGTTCTTCACGATTACACGACTTGGCTTCCGAAGCTTGCGGAGGGCGGCATCATTTTATTTCATGACACCGTTGTTCGGCTCGCGGATTTTGGAGTTTACCAGCTTTGGGCAGAGCTTTCGGCAATGCCTCATTTGCATTTCGAGCATTCCAACGGTTTAGGCGTTCTGTTCCCTAAAGGCTGCCCAGCCAGCTTCCAGCCGATCATTGGGCGGCAGCAGGAGCTTGCCGATCATTACGGTTAGAGATGGAAGCATATTTTGCAATTCTAGCATTATGCAGCGAGCAGAACGATACGATACGCCAATCGCGCTGCATAATCAGGATTGAAGGAGGCGATCCCTATCTATACTATCCCTCAGCAGTTTTATGAAAAAACGAGAGATTGGGCGCAGCAAGCGGCTGTCCCTCCCGATCTGCTTTCCTATTATTATCAGGTCATTTACCCGGCTGAAATGCTCACGCTTCCTTCGGGCAAAGGCATCGACCAGCCCCGCTGGGTGACGGCTTCTGCCTTTGACGAAGCTTTTGTAGCGGCCATCCCTGGCGGACGGCTGGTGACGAGCAATGCTTATGTTGTTACGCCGGACAATAAGCGGCTGCGTGATGTCGAGCTTGACTGTCCGCTCATTGATTTCTCGGAACTGCCAGAGCCTCAGCATTTCAAGGGAACGGTCGCCACGCTCATTTGGGGCTGGAACATGCCGCATATTAAGGCGTGTACGCAAAACATTTTTGGACACTGGTTTTTCGACCTGCTGCCTAGGCTCCATTTGCTGGAGAAAAGCGGCATTCCAATTGACAAATATGTCATTGGCAAGCTGTTTCACCCCTTTCATTATGAATCGCTCGCCATGCTCGGCATTCCGCTCCATAAGTGCATTCAGGTCGAGGATGCAGACTTCCATCTGCTTGCCGACCGCCTAATCGTGCCGGCGGTGCCGCTGATGGTCGGCAAATGTCCGCCGTGGGCATCGCATTTCATGACCAAGCGGCTTAAAGCTGACCGGCATGTGAAAACCAAAAAAGGCTTTGAGCGTCTTTATATTACCCGCAAGGATGCCGCGGCCCGCTTCGTCGCCAACGAGGACGAGGTTCTCCGTTTTCTCAAAGGCAAGGGCTTCAGGGAAATCGTCCTCACTCCCCTCTCTACCGCAGAGAAAATCGCAATTTTCTCGTCAGCGCAGCATATTGTGGCCCCCTTCGGGAGCGGCAGCATCAACATCGCTTTTTGCGAGCCGGGCGCAGCTCTTTTTGAGCTTGCTCCTTCCACCTTCGTTGACCCTTATTTCTGGAAGCTGTGCGCGCATGCTGGCGTAGACTATTATGAAATCGTATGCGAGGTGGAGCAGCCGCCCAAGCCCTTCGTTGGAACAGACAATATTGTCGTTAATATCAATAAGCTTGAACATGTGCTGAAGCTCGCAGGCATTTAGACCCGCTGCGGGCCTGGACATTGCTCCTGCTGCGAATAACTGCCCTCATGACAACATATATTGAATTCGCAAGCGCAACATTTTTCATATTTCATGGAGCAACGGCTGGCATCCTCCCTGTTAGGCAGGAGACAGCATCGTCGCCAGCAGGAGGTTTGTAACAATGCGGATTCTTGTATGGTCTGTCCATTTTTCCATCGGCGGTGGCATGAGGCTGCTCCATAATTTGATTTCGGCTATGGCCAGGCAGCCGGACGTCGAGCAGATCAGGCTCGTCCTCTCACCCGATTCCCTCATACGCAACGTTGCGGAACTGCGTGCATTAGGCAAGGTTGAGATGGTATCCACCCAGTACAGCATCGATTCCGACCAAAATTCCTATTTGCTCGCCGGTATCGACGTCGTCTATTACTACTGGCCGCACACCCACCCCTATCACGCTCTTGACCGTCCGACCGTCTGCACCTTTCACGATACGACGATGTTCGATTATGTGCCGCCATTTATGGATGGGGAGCAGCTTAAGGGCCACTGGATTTTATCGAAAAAATGGCTGGACCACGTCACGTCCGTCGTCGTTTCTTCGGAGCATGTGAAAAATCGCCTCATTGCCCATTTCGGCCCCCGCAATCAATCGGCAACTGTTGTGCCCCATGCCATTACACCGATTGCTGCACAATATGCTAGCCAGGTCTCTCCAGCCACCGCTGCACGCATTCCGTCCAAATACATCATTTACCCATCCAATACGTCACCGCATAAAAACCATAACAATCTGCTCGAAGCCTTGTCCCACTGGAAGGGGCACACGAAATGTCCGCTAGTGCTCACCGGCTATTTAACTGAAACGCTGCGGCAGCCGTTTCCGGATTGCACACCGCAGCACAGCTGGATTCCAACGCTCATTTCCACCATTCGCCGAACAGGCCTTGTCGTCAATCGTGATCTTTACCCGCTCGGCTTTATAGGGGATGAGGATATTCCCGCGCTCATTAAAAATGCCTGGGCGCTCATTATGCCCAGCCTATCAGAAGGTGGGGGGAGCTATCCTGTCGAAGAAGCGCTTCGCCTCGGTACTCCGGTGCTCTGCTCGGACATTCCGGTCATGCGCGAGCATCTGGCTCGGCATAGTGCCAAAATCGCCTGGTTCAACCCCCATAGCCCCGATTCCATCGTTCAAGCGCTTGAAGATTTGACTGCGAATTATGATGAATACAAAAATGCCGCTGTAGCGGGCATTCATGATCCAGCTGAAAGCTGGGATGATGTGGCAAAGCGTTATTTGAACGTTTTTCGCGATACGTATTGGCGGTATTATGGCAAGCAGCTGCGCTAATCGGCAGCTGCTTGCACCTCATCAATGACGTTTGCATAATCTCCTGCGACATCCAGCCATCTCCTGTTCAACGCGCCGCTAAGTGCGGCCTGTTGATCTGGGACAACCTCTTCTCCCTCCCGTGACAGACGTGCAATAGCGTCCGCCATCTCCTGGATATTATGCGGATGGAAGGTTGCGAAGCAGCTCATGTCGCCAATCACCTCCTGCACCACTTCCAGTCTTCCGAAGGCGACTGGCGTATTCATCAGCAGCGACTCGAGTATAGGAAAAGGGCAGCTTCCCTCGAAGAGCGTCGGGACGATTGTGCCTGCGGCATAGCGGTATAGGGAAGGCAAATCTGCCGAAGCTATGCGCCCCATAAACACGATTGAGCCCCGAATAACGGGATCGGCAATTTCGTTGAGCGCTGCCAAAATTTCCTGCTGCCGCGGACGGTTTCCAAGATCATCTGTAAAAACAAGCTTCATGCCTGTTGCTCTTCCTGCTTCCGTCTGCTTGAACAGCGAAAAGGCTTTGATGAGGCCTTCATGATTTTTATGCAGCCTTACTACCGACGGGAAGGTCAAATATGGACCATCCAGCTTGTAGGCATGGCGGAACTTCTCCTCGCTATGCGTTTGAAAAATCGCATATTCCTCATGCGGCGCTGCAAAGCGCACGACAGCCGTCTTATGGACAGCCAGCTTAAGAAACTCCAACCCCTCATGATTGCGCGTAAACTCCGAAGCGAAGACTACCTTCGCCGCTTTTTCCGTCACCTTTTGCGCTACAGAATGGATATATTGGTAATGCTGGGTATACGCGCTGTACAGCTCAGGCAAATGCAAGTATACGAGATCATGCAGACAAACCATATAAGGTTTTTCCAAATACTGCGCGAGCGCCATCCCTACGTACGGCACAATCCATATATCCGCAGGCACGCTGCGATTCACCGTATCCATGCTGTCTGTACGGTGCAGCCTCAAGCGATTGCCATAAACCGCGAGCAGCGGGGCATAAACAGCCGCAGCCTCGGCGTAATTTGCTTCTGTTGTCGCCACATGAAGTGTGAAATCATGCTCCAGCGCCAGTAAACCTTCCGACAAACGAACGATGAAACGGCCAATGCCTTCGCCATCCATCGCAATTTGCACCCCAAAGCAAAGGAACATGCCGATTTGACGGCTGTTTACACGGGCTGCACTTGCTGCAAGCGGAGGCAAATAAGCCGTTTTAATGAGCAGGCCGAACTCCTCCGACATGACAAGGCTCGCTATCCATGCGCGCCGCAGCAATCCTTGCTTCAAGGCCGTCGTGTATCGTCCTACTTTATTGCTATCCGGCGCCCGATTGAGCATTTGCACGTGAATGCCATGAATAAAATCCAAATCCGCAGCGGGGAACAAATGCTGAATCAGATGGGCCGTCGTATTCGCTTCTCCAGATGGCACTCGGGAAAAAATAGCTTCCGCCTCTGCACTCTGAAGAAGTGCCGCAGCAATAACCGCCCGTGGCGTACCATGGACCAAATGGCTGAGATGGCCGTTGAAGCCTTCGATATCCGGTTCGCGCTGGAGTACCTGACGATACAGCTCCCATATAAAATCTTCGTTCCCCAGCCGGAATACCCGGCGCAGCAGCTCTACAATTGGTGCCCCTGCGGGCAATCCGTGCCGGAAGGCCGCATTATTCGCTTTTAGTTGCTCCGTATCTATTGGTGCTGGAGGCGGCTCGACCGGTGCCGGCGGCTCGACCGCAAGCTGGATCTGTTCGATTGCCTTCTGCCTATTCCTGCTTTTTTTCGAGCCGCGCAGTTTCCTGCCGCCACGCTTGCCTTTGCGTCTTCCTGTCCTTGCTACTTTTCCAACTCGCGCCTGCTTGCCGCGTTTTCTTCGCGATATGCGGCTATGCGAGCCGCGCTTCGCTGATCCTTGTTTACGAGCTCTTTTGCGTTTCATACCACGCCTCCAATCGCTCTGCCTTCTCCATAGCGTATTGTCCCGCTGATAAATAGCAACGGCACATGCCCCCGCCTGCTAGGGATTTCAACTATATTTGAAAAAATGGACGACTGCCCGGCTGCAAGTGAAGCAATTTTCTGGCCTTTGAATATGATGGGAGTAGCTGCATCACCCCCTCATTTTATAGTTGAAGGAGCCTATCCGGCATGAATGCTGTTTCAGCGAATCCTTATCGTACCGTTGTTGTTGGAGCCGGCGGACATGCCAAAGTCGTCGTTGATATTTTTCGGACCAGCGAGACCTATGAGGTTATTGGCTGCATCGGCCGCGAGCAAGGCGGGCAGGTCTTGAATGTCCCTGTGCTTGGCGATGATGCCCTGCTCCCTCTGCTGCTGGAGCAGGGCGTACGCCATGCTTTTATCGCGATCGGCGATAATGCGGCGCGGCTGCGGCTCGCCCTCCACGTGCAAAGCCTCGGCTTTGAGCTGATTAATGCCATAAGCCCGTTAGCTTATATCGCTCCCAGCGCCACGCTTGGCTATGGCATTGCGGTTATGCCGGGAGGCATCATTCAGCCGGATGCCCGAATTGGCTCCCTCACTATTATTAACACGGCTGCAACAGTTGACCATGATTGCATCATTGGCGAGGCTTGCCACCTGGCACCTGGCACCACGCTGTCTGGCGGCGTAACCGTCGGCGACGGTTCTTTTCTTGGAACAGGCACCGTTGTCATCGATGGCATTCGCATTGGGGCAGGCTGTATGATTGGTGCCGGTGCCGCCGTCATTCGGAATATTCCGGACCACACGCTTGCCGTCGGCGTTCCCGCCACAGTGAAGCGTCTTTTGAACCAAGAGCGAACGTAACACGGAGGAGGCATAATGTTGGGCGACAAATTTTATCCGGTTGCCGTTCCGATTTTTAATGGAAATGAGAAAAAATACGTGATGGATTGCCTGGATTCCACCTGGATTTCCTCAACAGGCAAATATATTCATACGTTCGAGGAAGCTTTCGCCAACTATTGCGGGACAAAATTCGCTGTCTCCTGCAGCAATGGCACAACCGCTCTGCATTTGGCGCTGCTGGCTCACGGGGTAGGCCCGGGAGATGAGATCATCGTCCCGACGCTGACGTTTATCGCTACAGCCAATGCCGTCACGTATTGCGGAGCCACTCCCGTCTTCATTGACAGCGAGTCGGATACGTGGAATATGGACCCGGAGCTGTTGGAGGGACTTATTACTCCGAAGACGAAGGGCATTATTCCCGTCCATCTATACGGGCATCCTGCCAATATGGATGCTATTTCGGCAGTTGCGGAGCGGCATGGATTGTTTGTGCTGGAGGACGCTGCGGAAGCGCCCGGCGCAGAATACAAGGGCAAGCGGACCGGCTCGCTTGGCCATACGGGAACGTTCAGCCTTTTCGGCAATAAAATCATTACAACTGGCGAAGGCGGCATGGTTACGACCAATGACGAGCAGCTTGCCCGCAAAATGCAGCTTTTGCGCGGACAGGGCATCGATCCCGCCCGCAAATATTGGTTTCCCGTCATCGGCTACAACTACCGCCTGACGAACTTGCAAGCGGCGGTCGGCTGCGCGCAAATGGAAAACATCGACTGGCATGTCGGCGAGCGCATACGCGTCGCCTCGCTTTATCGCAAGCAGCTCGAAGGAAACAGCGCCTTCACGCTGCCTACCGAGCAGCCATGGGCGAAAAACGTTTATTGGATGTTCAGCATCCTGCTAAATGGCTATAACGAAGAGCAGCGTGGCGCTTTCATGGAACGCCTGAAAGAACGCGGCATTGAAACGCGGCCGTTCTTTTATCCGATGCATGTACTCCCGCCGTATCAAGGCATGCAGCGCAACGAGGAATTCCCCGTCGCAAACCGCATTGCCGCGCAAGGACTGAATGTGCCGACCTACGGCGGCTTGAATGAACAGGACATCGCCTACATTTGCGATTGCCTGCGGGAAAGCCTGTTATAAAGCGGCTAATTGGATCCAAAACAATAAGCTTCCAGCTCCACGCTATTGGTGGGGACGGAAGCTTATTCGGGCTGATAGGTGTGGGGCTGCCTTTCTATACTACAGCGGCTTGTTTACTTGAGTTGAGGCTCTAAACAAATAAACATGATGCTACTGCTTTAAACCCAGCCTCCCATAACTTTATTAGCAGATTAGATATTACCAATACATAGTTGCTGTCATTCACTTCTTCAACTGGTTCGATCTCAAGATAGTCTACTCGGAAGAGTATTCCCCGTCTCCTTTTAAAGCACGCTCCCAACCGTACTCAACATCCCAAACAGGATGGAAATAGTCAGAATAATACGTTCCCTCGGCCTCATTCTTCAAACGATCCGCCAGTTCCTTCTTACCCGCTTCGGATTTGCTAAAGAAATCCTTATGATGCTGTGACGGACTTGAAGGTATAGAATCAGGACTTTCATGAAGTTTAACATTTCCTCCATGACCTGCGGGAACAAGATTGTCACCCATTTTCTTATTCACCAAAGCATTCTGAAGCTTCTTCCAGCCTGTAGCTGCTGCACACAAAACAAGCGGACAGGCGATCTTTCCGCCCATCCGCTTGCTTTTTGCATTATGCTTTTTGCTTTTATTCCATATCCAAACTC from the Paenibacillus sp. BIHB 4019 genome contains:
- a CDS encoding class I SAM-dependent methyltransferase — translated: MDWTFHNPKFIADAAPELPASFIAGGAWSGHRKFAYDLVRFARPSLIVELGTLYGTSYFSFCQAIKDAQLKSACYAVDTWMGDAHTGAYGTLDDSMYAAVNAVSAREFPGIGTPLRGTFDQALAAFPDGSIQLLHIDGYHVYEAVLHDYTTWLPKLAEGGIILFHDTVVRLADFGVYQLWAELSAMPHLHFEHSNGLGVLFPKGCPASFQPIIGRQQELADHYG
- a CDS encoding acetyltransferase, with protein sequence MNAVSANPYRTVVVGAGGHAKVVVDIFRTSETYEVIGCIGREQGGQVLNVPVLGDDALLPLLLEQGVRHAFIAIGDNAARLRLALHVQSLGFELINAISPLAYIAPSATLGYGIAVMPGGIIQPDARIGSLTIINTAATVDHDCIIGEACHLAPGTTLSGGVTVGDGSFLGTGTVVIDGIRIGAGCMIGAGAAVIRNIPDHTLAVGVPATVKRLLNQERT
- a CDS encoding glycosyltransferase family 1 protein, producing the protein MRILVWSVHFSIGGGMRLLHNLISAMARQPDVEQIRLVLSPDSLIRNVAELRALGKVEMVSTQYSIDSDQNSYLLAGIDVVYYYWPHTHPYHALDRPTVCTFHDTTMFDYVPPFMDGEQLKGHWILSKKWLDHVTSVVVSSEHVKNRLIAHFGPRNQSATVVPHAITPIAAQYASQVSPATAARIPSKYIIYPSNTSPHKNHNNLLEALSHWKGHTKCPLVLTGYLTETLRQPFPDCTPQHSWIPTLISTIRRTGLVVNRDLYPLGFIGDEDIPALIKNAWALIMPSLSEGGGSYPVEEALRLGTPVLCSDIPVMREHLARHSAKIAWFNPHSPDSIVQALEDLTANYDEYKNAAVAGIHDPAESWDDVAKRYLNVFRDTYWRYYGKQLR
- a CDS encoding glycosyltransferase family 61 protein gives rise to the protein MKEAIPIYTIPQQFYEKTRDWAQQAAVPPDLLSYYYQVIYPAEMLTLPSGKGIDQPRWVTASAFDEAFVAAIPGGRLVTSNAYVVTPDNKRLRDVELDCPLIDFSELPEPQHFKGTVATLIWGWNMPHIKACTQNIFGHWFFDLLPRLHLLEKSGIPIDKYVIGKLFHPFHYESLAMLGIPLHKCIQVEDADFHLLADRLIVPAVPLMVGKCPPWASHFMTKRLKADRHVKTKKGFERLYITRKDAAARFVANEDEVLRFLKGKGFREIVLTPLSTAEKIAIFSSAQHIVAPFGSGSINIAFCEPGAALFELAPSTFVDPYFWKLCAHAGVDYYEIVCEVEQPPKPFVGTDNIVVNINKLEHVLKLAGI
- a CDS encoding DUF4214 domain-containing protein, which translates into the protein MKRKRARKQGSAKRGSHSRISRRKRGKQARVGKVARTGRRKGKRGGRKLRGSKKSRNRQKAIEQIQLAVEPPAPVEPPPAPIDTEQLKANNAAFRHGLPAGAPIVELLRRVFRLGNEDFIWELYRQVLQREPDIEGFNGHLSHLVHGTPRAVIAAALLQSAEAEAIFSRVPSGEANTTAHLIQHLFPAADLDFIHGIHVQMLNRAPDSNKVGRYTTALKQGLLRRAWIASLVMSEEFGLLIKTAYLPPLAASAARVNSRQIGMFLCFGVQIAMDGEGIGRFIVRLSEGLLALEHDFTLHVATTEANYAEAAAVYAPLLAVYGNRLRLHRTDSMDTVNRSVPADIWIVPYVGMALAQYLEKPYMVCLHDLVYLHLPELYSAYTQHYQYIHSVAQKVTEKAAKVVFASEFTRNHEGLEFLKLAVHKTAVVRFAAPHEEYAIFQTHSEEKFRHAYKLDGPYLTFPSVVRLHKNHEGLIKAFSLFKQTEAGRATGMKLVFTDDLGNRPRQQEILAALNEIADPVIRGSIVFMGRIASADLPSLYRYAAGTIVPTLFEGSCPFPILESLLMNTPVAFGRLEVVQEVIGDMSCFATFHPHNIQEMADAIARLSREGEEVVPDQQAALSGALNRRWLDVAGDYANVIDEVQAAAD
- a CDS encoding DegT/DnrJ/EryC1/StrS family aminotransferase, producing the protein MLGDKFYPVAVPIFNGNEKKYVMDCLDSTWISSTGKYIHTFEEAFANYCGTKFAVSCSNGTTALHLALLAHGVGPGDEIIVPTLTFIATANAVTYCGATPVFIDSESDTWNMDPELLEGLITPKTKGIIPVHLYGHPANMDAISAVAERHGLFVLEDAAEAPGAEYKGKRTGSLGHTGTFSLFGNKIITTGEGGMVTTNDEQLARKMQLLRGQGIDPARKYWFPVIGYNYRLTNLQAAVGCAQMENIDWHVGERIRVASLYRKQLEGNSAFTLPTEQPWAKNVYWMFSILLNGYNEEQRGAFMERLKERGIETRPFFYPMHVLPPYQGMQRNEEFPVANRIAAQGLNVPTYGGLNEQDIAYICDCLRESLL